The following coding sequences lie in one Halorussus vallis genomic window:
- a CDS encoding helix-turn-helix domain-containing protein → MSILAEFTVSVEEFLLGDALGRVPEVGVVIERVVAEDRRVTPYFWADGERFEAFEAAMESDPTVDDVRTLETHDRKRFYRASWSDKNEGIAYAVSETDATVLRAEGTASGWSLRALFPEEGSLSSFHEFCSSHGLDFELSRLYESRNPEALGKYDVTEKQREALTAAVESEYFSVPRGVTLKELAGDLDISPNALSTRLRRGHQNLITNTLCHDAKRGGEAVSDRETATPTRR, encoded by the coding sequence ATGAGCATCCTCGCGGAGTTCACCGTCTCGGTCGAGGAGTTCCTCCTCGGGGACGCGCTTGGACGCGTCCCCGAAGTCGGCGTCGTGATTGAACGCGTGGTCGCCGAGGACCGCCGGGTGACCCCGTACTTCTGGGCCGACGGCGAGCGCTTCGAGGCGTTCGAGGCGGCGATGGAGTCCGACCCGACGGTCGACGACGTCCGGACGCTCGAAACCCACGACCGCAAGCGCTTCTACCGCGCGTCGTGGAGCGACAAGAACGAGGGCATCGCCTACGCCGTCTCGGAAACCGACGCGACGGTCCTCCGGGCAGAGGGGACCGCTTCGGGGTGGAGCCTGCGGGCGCTGTTCCCCGAGGAGGGGTCGCTCTCTTCGTTCCACGAGTTCTGCTCGTCGCACGGCCTCGACTTCGAACTCTCCCGACTCTACGAGTCGCGCAACCCCGAGGCGCTGGGCAAGTACGACGTGACCGAAAAACAACGCGAGGCGCTGACCGCCGCCGTCGAGTCGGAGTACTTCTCGGTTCCTCGCGGCGTCACGCTGAAGGAACTCGCGGGGGACCTCGACATCTCGCCGAACGCGCTCTCGACCCGCCTGCGGCGCGGTCATCAGAATCTCATCACCAACACGCTCTGCCACGACGCGAAACGGGGCGGGGAGGCCGTCTCCGACCGCGAGACGGCGACGCCGACTCGCCGCTGA
- a CDS encoding helix-turn-helix transcriptional regulator, translated as MNIDTSDRRQLERASNVLLLAPLTPTGNRACLELLTATSSPENTNVAAVTYTPPPETWVSDWKSHIRTLPAELAFIHANQVETNAEPGDESGIPSGTTVARVDPNQPMDIVAPLSEQLTRWENNGNQTVISVQTLTILLEYVDFDTAFRYLHILTHRVQAADAIGYYHMDPDIHDEETVNTLKTLFDAVVEVSTDGDEWSVAETYGDRTATSDHSQTHDTDVSVDESDGGLFSAVRNSLSGLFSDSDGGPNGSTPEPESPDPTAATGTGDGAAPRDGDVASTGTGGGVGDFPEDAMLTDEDRIRELLTQYGGRMKQTDVTEETDWSKSTVSRKLSKMEEKGLITRVQVGRGNLVFLSGYEPESTKSPFEKESD; from the coding sequence ATGAATATCGACACATCGGACAGGAGGCAGCTCGAGCGAGCCTCGAACGTCCTCCTGCTGGCGCCGCTGACGCCCACCGGCAACCGGGCGTGTCTGGAGTTGCTGACCGCGACGTCGTCGCCGGAGAACACGAACGTCGCGGCGGTGACCTACACGCCTCCCCCGGAAACGTGGGTTTCCGACTGGAAGTCCCACATTCGAACGCTCCCGGCCGAACTCGCGTTCATCCACGCCAACCAGGTCGAGACGAACGCGGAACCGGGCGACGAATCGGGGATTCCGAGCGGAACCACCGTCGCACGGGTCGATCCCAACCAGCCGATGGACATCGTCGCGCCGCTGAGCGAACAGCTCACGCGGTGGGAGAACAACGGGAACCAGACGGTCATCTCGGTCCAGACGCTGACCATCCTGCTGGAGTACGTCGACTTCGACACGGCGTTCCGCTACCTGCACATCCTGACTCACCGCGTGCAGGCGGCCGACGCCATCGGCTACTACCACATGGACCCCGACATCCACGACGAGGAGACGGTCAACACGCTGAAGACCCTCTTCGACGCGGTCGTGGAGGTTTCGACCGACGGCGACGAGTGGTCGGTCGCCGAAACCTACGGCGACCGCACCGCCACCAGCGACCACTCCCAGACCCACGATACCGACGTCTCGGTGGACGAGTCGGACGGCGGCCTCTTCTCCGCGGTCCGAAACTCCCTGTCGGGGCTGTTTTCGGATTCGGACGGCGGGCCGAACGGTTCGACCCCCGAACCGGAGTCGCCGGATCCGACCGCGGCGACTGGAACCGGCGACGGCGCCGCACCCCGGGACGGCGACGTGGCCAGCACCGGTACCGGCGGCGGTGTGGGCGATTTCCCCGAGGACGCGATGCTCACCGACGAGGACCGCATCAGGGAACTGCTCACCCAGTACGGCGGCCGGATGAAGCAGACCGACGTGACCGAGGAGACGGACTGGTCGAAGTCGACGGTGAGCCGCAAGCTCTCGAAGATGGAGGAGAAGGGTCTCATCACCCGCGTGCAGGTCGGTCGCGGCAATCTCGTCTTCTTGAGCGGCTACGAACCGGAGTCGACCAAATCCCCTTTCGAGAAGGAGTCGGACTGA
- a CDS encoding response regulator, giving the protein MSESVQSDSEIGATPDDATVLIVDDEQPITDAYAQWLENDYEVRTAYSGSEALEELDEAVDVVLLDRRMPDLSGEDVLAEIHEQGLTCRVALVSAVEPDFDILELGFDAYLEKPVSEARELRETVETLLRRSTYDAQMQQFLSLATKKAALESKKSQEDLEANDEYAAMQSKLADLREQLSTTATQMDDEDLRAEFYDPDE; this is encoded by the coding sequence ATGAGTGAATCAGTTCAAAGCGATAGCGAAATCGGAGCGACGCCCGACGATGCGACGGTGTTGATCGTCGACGACGAACAGCCCATCACCGACGCGTATGCACAGTGGTTAGAGAACGACTACGAGGTTCGGACCGCCTACAGCGGTTCGGAGGCCCTCGAGGAACTCGACGAGGCCGTCGACGTGGTCCTGCTCGACCGCCGGATGCCCGACCTCTCGGGCGAGGACGTCCTCGCGGAGATTCACGAGCAGGGACTCACCTGTCGCGTCGCGCTCGTGTCGGCGGTCGAACCCGACTTCGACATCCTCGAACTCGGCTTCGACGCCTACCTCGAGAAGCCGGTTTCTGAGGCCAGGGAACTGCGCGAAACCGTCGAGACGCTACTTCGGCGCTCGACGTACGACGCCCAGATGCAGCAGTTCCTCTCGCTGGCGACCAAGAAGGCCGCCCTCGAGTCGAAGAAGAGCCAGGAGGATCTCGAGGCCAACGACGAGTACGCGGCGATGCAGTCGAAACTCGCCGACCTCCGCGAACAACTGTCGACCACCGCGACCCAGATGGACGACGAGGACCTCCGCGCGGAGTTCTACGACCCCGACGAGTAA
- a CDS encoding ATPase domain-containing protein, producing the protein MQEGSPTRISAGTDGLDDVLRGGLIPGRGYLVRGAPGTGKTLLGINYLLAGVENDETVLYVNLEESAEEIRRNARSVGVDLSGVDFLDLSPNSDAFAEGQTYDIFAPDEVEGEPITEEITARVEELNPDRVFIDPVTQLRHLTADEYQFRKQVISLVRYLREQGATVLFTSQDMEDAPDEDLQFLSDGTIELARDEDGRTLSVPKFRGSGAREGTHAVSITDEGIQVYPSLSLDGDGGDFELETISSGVPAVDALLGGGLERGTVTVISGPTGVGKTTAGTQFIKEAAGRGERSVMYMFEESKTTFLERSSAVNIPVEAMLDHDALAVEEIEPLNHSAQEFANRVKEEVEERNASIVMLDGINGYQLSLPGDNEGLVHQLHTLCRYLKDRGVTVILIEEVGGVTGDFQATDVGISYLADNIVFLRHLELDGEMRKAIGVLKKRTSDFERMLREFRITEHGLRVGEPLEGLKGIMSGQPEVQRRDVDER; encoded by the coding sequence ATGCAAGAAGGTTCGCCGACGCGAATATCGGCTGGCACAGACGGACTCGACGACGTTCTCCGCGGCGGACTCATCCCCGGGAGAGGCTATCTCGTCCGCGGGGCACCGGGAACCGGAAAGACGCTGCTGGGCATCAATTACCTGCTCGCCGGCGTCGAGAACGACGAGACGGTGTTGTACGTCAATCTGGAAGAGAGCGCGGAGGAGATTCGCCGCAACGCCCGGTCGGTCGGCGTCGACCTCTCGGGCGTCGACTTTCTCGACCTGAGCCCGAACTCCGACGCGTTCGCCGAGGGCCAGACGTACGACATCTTCGCCCCCGACGAGGTCGAGGGCGAACCCATCACCGAAGAGATCACCGCCCGGGTCGAGGAGTTGAATCCCGACCGGGTGTTCATCGACCCGGTGACTCAGCTCCGTCATCTCACGGCCGACGAGTACCAGTTCCGCAAGCAGGTCATCTCGCTCGTCCGCTACCTCCGCGAGCAGGGCGCGACGGTGCTCTTCACCTCCCAGGACATGGAGGACGCCCCCGACGAGGACCTCCAGTTCCTGAGCGACGGCACCATCGAACTCGCCCGCGACGAGGACGGCCGGACGCTCTCGGTCCCGAAGTTCCGCGGGTCGGGCGCCCGCGAAGGCACCCACGCGGTGAGCATCACCGACGAGGGAATCCAGGTGTATCCGTCGCTCTCGCTCGACGGGGACGGCGGCGACTTCGAACTGGAGACCATCTCCTCGGGCGTGCCGGCGGTCGACGCGCTGTTGGGCGGCGGCTTAGAACGCGGCACGGTCACGGTCATCAGCGGCCCGACCGGCGTCGGGAAGACGACGGCGGGTACCCAGTTCATCAAGGAGGCGGCGGGTCGGGGCGAGCGCTCGGTCATGTACATGTTCGAGGAGTCGAAGACCACGTTTCTCGAACGGAGTTCGGCAGTCAACATCCCCGTCGAGGCGATGCTCGACCACGACGCGCTCGCGGTCGAGGAGATAGAGCCGCTCAACCACTCCGCCCAGGAGTTCGCCAACCGGGTGAAGGAGGAAGTCGAGGAGCGCAACGCCTCCATCGTGATGCTCGACGGCATCAACGGCTACCAGCTCTCGTTGCCGGGCGACAACGAGGGTCTCGTGCACCAGCTTCACACCCTGTGTCGGTATCTCAAGGACCGGGGCGTGACCGTCATCCTCATCGAGGAGGTCGGCGGCGTCACCGGCGACTTCCAGGCGACCGACGTCGGCATCAGCTACCTGGCCGACAACATCGTCTTCCTGCGCCACCTCGAACTCGACGGCGAGATGCGCAAGGCCATCGGCGTCCTCAAAAAACGGACGAGCGACTTCGAGCGGATGCTTCGAGAGTTCCGCATCACCGAACACGGACTCCGGGTGGGCGAACCACTCGAAGGACTCAAGGGAATCATGAGCGGCCAGCCGGAAGTCCAAAGACGTGACGTCGACGAACGATGA